A single window of Hymenobacter sp. APR13 DNA harbors:
- the queG gene encoding tRNA epoxyqueuosine(34) reductase QueG, whose protein sequence is MLPTAHYTAFVKRRAAELGFMYCGISEAGFLEEEAPRLESWLNQNMHGRMAYMANHFDKRLDPRLLVDGAKSVISLLLNYYPPEETQQPDDTLQISKYAYGRDYHFVIKDRLKTLLADMQEEIGEIGGRCFVDSAPVMDKAWARKSGLGWVGKNANLIRPGTGSFFFIAELIVDVPLDYDGPIRDYCGTCTKCVDACPTQAITEPYVVDGSKCISYFTIELKDQIPREVDGKFGNWVFGCDICQDVCPWNRFSKPHQEPQFNPHPGLKDLTRGDWQEITHELFSELFRQSAVKRTGYAGLQRNIRFVTGDE, encoded by the coding sequence GTGCTGCCTACCGCCCATTACACTGCTTTCGTCAAGCGCCGCGCGGCGGAGCTGGGCTTTATGTACTGCGGGATTTCCGAGGCCGGGTTTCTGGAGGAAGAGGCGCCGCGCCTCGAGAGCTGGCTGAACCAGAATATGCACGGCCGGATGGCCTACATGGCCAACCACTTCGATAAGCGCCTCGACCCGCGTCTGCTCGTGGACGGGGCCAAATCGGTGATTTCGCTGCTGCTCAACTACTACCCGCCCGAGGAAACCCAGCAGCCCGACGACACGCTCCAGATCAGCAAATACGCCTACGGCCGCGACTACCACTTCGTCATCAAAGACAGGCTGAAGACGCTGCTGGCCGATATGCAGGAGGAAATCGGCGAAATCGGGGGGCGCTGCTTTGTCGATTCGGCGCCGGTGATGGACAAGGCCTGGGCCAGGAAGAGCGGGCTGGGCTGGGTAGGTAAGAACGCCAACCTGATAAGGCCTGGCACCGGCAGCTTCTTCTTCATTGCCGAGCTGATTGTGGACGTGCCGCTGGACTACGACGGCCCCATCCGGGACTACTGCGGCACCTGCACCAAGTGCGTGGATGCCTGCCCCACGCAGGCCATTACGGAGCCCTACGTGGTGGATGGCAGCAAGTGCATCAGCTACTTTACCATCGAGCTGAAAGACCAGATTCCGCGCGAAGTGGACGGCAAATTCGGCAACTGGGTGTTCGGCTGCGACATCTGCCAGGACGTGTGCCCCTGGAACCGGTTCAGCAAGCCCCACCAGGAGCCCCAGTTCAACCCGCACCCCGGCCTGAAAGACCTCACCCGCGGCGACTGGCAGGAAATCACGCACGAGCTGTTTTCGGAGCTGTTCCGGCAGTCGGCCGTGAAGCGCACCGGCTACGCGGGGCTGCAGCGCAACATCCGCTTCGTAACCGGCGACGAGTAA
- a CDS encoding TonB-dependent receptor, whose amino-acid sequence MKNFLPTGVALLALSGPAWAQGPVSGTLTDAQTGTPLPGATILLDGAASAATDAAGTFTIPAVAAGAHELRITFVGYEPLVRPLQGQAEAQRLAAALQPGGVLTGEALVTASRANERTATAYTNLSKEDLAKRNFGQDLPYLLDQTPSVVVTSDAGAGVGYTDIRIRGTSTTGINMTINGVPLNDAESRGAFLVNLPDLASSVSSLQVQRGVGTSQNGGAAFGASVNISTLDNRREAYGETQNSVGSFGTVKNTVQFGTGLVSGHFTLDGRLSRIKSDGYMNRASSDLKSYYFSAGYQQANTLVKFITFSGREKTYQAWNGVPEPAITGDQTLLQNYIDNGELSEVDAERVRREGRRYSYYTYDNQTDNYQQNHYQLHLSQGLGQDWNLGGALHLTRGLGYYESYRARRKFVDYGLQNVIIGGDTLTRTNLVDRKWLDNYFYGGTFALNYQPKANDRLQATLGGAWNRYDGDHYGEVIWAQYASNSTLGQRYYFNNAVKTDYNGYARVTWQALSRLGVYADLQLRRIRYTIDGVEDDQNDVRTRARYTFFNPKAGATFTLAEGRQLYASLGVGRREPVRADFTDRLANDPTPQAERLVDVEGGYRLNLPEASVLGTRAVARLEANFFYMNYRNQLVSIGQLNDVGTPLRTNVARSYRRGAELTGFLSANDKISLSSTLTLSQNRILGFRDVTYDKDFNPVLGEARTSTISYSPGAVSAHTLEGQPLNGLRLALLYKTVSRQYLDNSESLNRSIKPYQVLDFRVRYALRPQFVKEIELGLLVNNVLNREYVANGYTYSYPGASGGLDTFNWYYPQATRNFLVSVGVKL is encoded by the coding sequence TTGAAAAATTTTCTACCCACCGGCGTGGCGCTTCTGGCGCTGTCCGGTCCGGCATGGGCGCAAGGCCCCGTGTCCGGCACGCTTACCGATGCCCAGACGGGCACGCCGCTGCCCGGCGCCACCATCCTGCTCGACGGCGCGGCCAGCGCCGCCACCGACGCGGCGGGCACCTTCACTATCCCGGCCGTGGCAGCCGGCGCGCACGAGCTGCGCATCACGTTTGTGGGCTACGAGCCGCTGGTGCGGCCGCTGCAGGGCCAGGCCGAGGCCCAGCGCCTGGCGGCCGCGCTGCAGCCCGGCGGCGTGCTCACCGGCGAGGCCCTCGTGACGGCCAGCCGCGCCAACGAGCGCACGGCCACGGCCTACACCAACCTCAGCAAGGAAGACCTGGCCAAGCGCAATTTCGGCCAGGACCTACCCTACCTGCTCGACCAGACGCCTTCCGTGGTGGTGACCTCCGACGCCGGCGCGGGCGTGGGCTACACCGACATCCGCATCCGGGGCACGAGCACCACGGGCATCAACATGACCATCAACGGGGTGCCGCTGAACGATGCCGAGTCGCGCGGTGCGTTTCTGGTGAACCTGCCGGATCTGGCCTCGTCGGTGAGCAGCCTGCAGGTGCAGCGCGGCGTGGGCACCAGCCAGAACGGCGGCGCGGCCTTTGGGGCCAGCGTGAACATCAGCACCCTCGACAACCGCCGCGAGGCCTATGGCGAAACCCAGAACAGCGTCGGCTCCTTCGGCACGGTGAAAAACACGGTGCAGTTCGGCACCGGGCTGGTGAGCGGGCATTTCACGCTGGACGGCCGGTTGTCGCGCATCAAGTCCGATGGCTACATGAACCGGGCGTCGTCGGATCTGAAGTCGTACTACTTTTCGGCCGGCTACCAGCAGGCTAATACGCTGGTTAAGTTCATCACCTTCTCGGGCCGCGAGAAAACATACCAGGCCTGGAACGGCGTGCCCGAGCCGGCCATCACCGGCGACCAAACGCTGCTGCAGAACTACATCGACAACGGCGAGCTGAGCGAGGTCGATGCCGAGCGGGTGCGCCGCGAAGGCCGCCGCTACAGCTACTACACCTACGACAACCAGACCGACAACTACCAGCAGAACCACTACCAGCTGCACCTCTCGCAGGGCCTGGGCCAGGACTGGAACCTGGGCGGGGCTCTGCACCTGACGCGCGGCCTCGGCTACTACGAAAGCTACCGGGCCCGCCGCAAATTCGTGGATTACGGCCTGCAGAACGTCATTATCGGGGGCGACACGCTCACCCGCACCAACCTGGTGGACCGCAAGTGGCTGGACAACTACTTCTACGGCGGCACCTTCGCCCTCAACTACCAGCCCAAGGCCAACGACCGGCTGCAGGCCACGCTGGGCGGCGCCTGGAACCGCTACGACGGCGACCATTACGGCGAAGTAATCTGGGCCCAGTACGCCTCCAACAGCACCCTCGGCCAGCGCTACTACTTCAACAACGCCGTCAAGACCGACTACAACGGCTACGCCCGCGTTACGTGGCAGGCACTGTCGCGGCTGGGTGTCTATGCCGATTTGCAGCTGCGCCGCATCCGCTACACGATTGATGGCGTGGAAGACGACCAGAACGACGTGCGCACCCGCGCCCGCTACACGTTCTTCAACCCTAAAGCCGGCGCCACCTTCACGCTGGCCGAGGGCCGGCAGCTCTACGCCAGCCTGGGCGTGGGCCGGCGCGAGCCGGTGCGCGCCGACTTCACCGACCGGCTTGCCAACGACCCCACCCCCCAGGCCGAGCGCCTGGTGGATGTGGAAGGCGGCTACCGCCTCAATTTGCCCGAGGCCAGCGTGCTGGGCACCCGGGCCGTGGCGCGGCTGGAGGCCAACTTCTTCTACATGAACTACCGCAACCAGCTGGTGTCCATTGGGCAGCTGAACGACGTGGGCACGCCGCTGCGCACCAACGTGGCCCGCAGCTACCGCCGCGGCGCCGAGCTGACCGGCTTCTTGTCGGCCAACGACAAAATCAGCCTTAGCAGCACGCTCACGCTCAGCCAGAACCGCATCCTGGGCTTCCGCGACGTGACCTACGACAAGGACTTCAACCCCGTGCTGGGGGAGGCCCGCACCAGCACCATTTCCTACTCGCCCGGCGCGGTGTCGGCGCACACGCTGGAAGGGCAGCCGCTGAACGGGCTGCGCCTGGCGCTGCTCTACAAAACCGTGAGCCGCCAGTACCTCGACAACTCCGAGAGCCTCAACCGCAGCATCAAGCCCTACCAGGTGCTCGATTTTCGGGTGCGCTACGCCCTCCGGCCGCAGTTTGTGAAGGAGATTGAGCTGGGTTTGCTGGTGAATAACGTGCTCAACCGCGAGTACGTGGCCAACGGCTACACCTACAGCTACCCCGGCGCCAGCGGCGGCCTCGATACCTTCAACTGGTACTACCCGCAGGCCACGCGCAACTTCCTGGTGTCGGTGGGCGTGAAGCTGTAG
- the pnuC gene encoding nicotinamide riboside transporter PnuC codes for MTQTLYEFWTAAAGPGPLEWIAVLTGFACVWLAARESLWNFPVALVSCALYIVVYYRAGLYSDSLLQIMFIVLSLYGWYEWLYGGRSKTELPVSRTRRWEWLATLAFVGVFTAGFGYYLSTRTDAALPHWDSFTTAGSLAAQFLLMRKRLENWWLWILVDIIYVPILWYKQLYPTSVLYALYLGLAVYGYWEWRRSMLKEQAAAAQSGLSA; via the coding sequence TTGACGCAGACGTTGTACGAGTTCTGGACCGCCGCCGCCGGGCCCGGCCCTTTGGAGTGGATTGCGGTGCTTACTGGCTTTGCCTGCGTGTGGCTGGCCGCCCGCGAGTCGTTGTGGAATTTCCCGGTGGCCCTGGTCAGCTGCGCGCTCTACATCGTGGTGTACTACCGCGCCGGCCTCTATTCCGACTCGCTGCTGCAAATCATGTTCATCGTGCTGAGTTTGTACGGCTGGTACGAGTGGCTGTACGGCGGACGCAGCAAAACCGAGCTGCCGGTGTCGCGCACGCGGCGCTGGGAGTGGCTGGCTACGCTGGCGTTTGTGGGCGTGTTCACGGCCGGCTTCGGCTACTACCTCAGCACCCGCACCGACGCCGCCCTGCCGCACTGGGACAGTTTCACGACGGCCGGCAGCCTGGCGGCGCAGTTTCTGCTCATGCGCAAGCGTCTGGAAAACTGGTGGCTCTGGATTCTGGTGGATATCATCTACGTGCCCATCCTGTGGTACAAGCAGCTCTACCCCACCAGCGTGCTGTACGCGCTGTACCTGGGGTTGGCCGTGTACGGCTACTGGGAGTGGCGCCGGTCGATGCTTAAAGAGCAGGCCGCTGCTGCGCAATCCGGCTTGAGCGCCTAA
- a CDS encoding aldose 1-epimerase family protein yields the protein MTYTLENELCRVQVQTHGAELSSFVRKDLDNLEYIWEADPAVWGRHAPVLFPIVGRLPQDAYQHQGQVYQLSQHGFARDQEFRLVRQTAAELVLELQASDATRAVFPFGFSLQISYRLAGSQLTIGWDVRNVDTTELLFSIGAHPAFRCPLLPGETFEDYEFVFDHPVSFERYLLDGGLLTGQTEPVMKQQTTLPLSYELFAQDALVLKHFDFTHLTLRSRQSGRAVRVRFDGFPYLGLWTKGPGAPFVCIEPWHGIAGSVGVPGELADKEGILALEPGQQFSTSYSITVE from the coding sequence ATGACCTATACCCTCGAAAACGAGCTGTGCCGCGTGCAGGTGCAAACCCACGGCGCCGAGCTGAGCAGCTTTGTGCGCAAAGACCTCGACAACCTGGAGTACATCTGGGAGGCCGACCCGGCTGTGTGGGGCCGCCACGCGCCGGTACTGTTCCCGATAGTTGGCCGCCTGCCCCAGGATGCCTACCAGCACCAGGGCCAGGTCTACCAGCTGTCCCAGCACGGTTTCGCCCGCGACCAGGAGTTTCGGCTGGTGCGCCAGACGGCGGCCGAGCTGGTGCTGGAGCTGCAGGCCAGCGACGCCACCCGCGCCGTGTTTCCGTTCGGGTTCAGTTTGCAGATTTCGTATCGTCTGGCCGGCTCGCAGCTCACCATCGGCTGGGACGTACGCAACGTGGACACCACAGAACTGCTGTTCAGCATCGGGGCGCACCCGGCGTTCCGGTGCCCGCTGCTGCCCGGCGAGACGTTCGAGGACTACGAGTTCGTGTTCGACCACCCGGTCAGCTTCGAACGGTACCTGCTGGACGGCGGCCTGCTCACCGGCCAGACCGAGCCCGTAATGAAGCAGCAAACCACTCTGCCGCTCAGCTACGAGCTGTTTGCGCAGGATGCGCTGGTGCTGAAACACTTCGACTTCACGCACCTCACGCTGCGCAGCCGCCAATCCGGCCGGGCGGTGCGGGTGCGCTTCGATGGGTTTCCCTACCTCGGCCTCTGGACCAAAGGCCCCGGCGCGCCCTTCGTGTGCATCGAACCCTGGCACGGCATTGCCGGCAGCGTGGGCGTCCCGGGCGAGCTGGCCGACAAGGAAGGCATCCTGGCGCTGGAACCCGGCCAGCAGTTCAGCACGTCCTACAGCATCACCGTAGAGTAA
- a CDS encoding HIRAN domain-containing protein produces the protein MPKTSDSLILLECLVAGTTHRPGLREFEPQLKAGQRLALQREADSAYDDWAVKVLTEGAEPFWLGYLPEGHNETVARMLDAGFPLTGRLTHKAWEDEWLHLEIEVLMPR, from the coding sequence ATGCCCAAAACCTCCGATTCCCTGATTCTGCTTGAATGCCTGGTGGCCGGCACCACCCACCGCCCCGGCCTGCGCGAGTTCGAGCCCCAGCTGAAAGCCGGCCAGCGCCTGGCCCTACAGCGCGAAGCCGACAGCGCCTACGACGACTGGGCCGTGAAAGTGCTGACCGAAGGCGCCGAGCCGTTCTGGCTGGGCTACCTGCCCGAAGGCCACAACGAAACCGTCGCCCGCATGCTTGACGCCGGCTTCCCGCTAACCGGCCGCCTCACCCACAAAGCCTGGGAAGACGAGTGGCTGCACCTGGAAATCGAAGTGCTGATGCCGCGGTAG
- a CDS encoding ferritin-like domain-containing protein — protein MYLLKLLAELAATDSTQLEQSAPRRAALESLGRFSAKTLAAALPLGLAALPTQAGTTTILDSLTLALQLERLQEALYARALAAPAGFFPADATIRASIVTMQRHQQQHITLLSDAITNSGGTVPAQPNYDFTGSRNNTQPAFFASVFSNFDDFLRLAQLLEDAGVRAYKGQVQSLISNDFILQTALQIHATEARHAARIRIIRQKRAAVVKPWPSPADASITVAGKTDIVYSGENALEQLVPGYRPVPFRLLPIGFPGTNILTQGVPEAFDEPLSTAQASTIMELFTY, from the coding sequence ATGTATCTTCTGAAGCTTCTGGCCGAACTGGCCGCCACCGATTCCACCCAGCTGGAGCAGTCGGCCCCACGCCGCGCTGCGCTGGAAAGCCTGGGCCGGTTCAGCGCCAAAACGCTGGCGGCCGCGCTGCCGCTGGGTTTGGCAGCCTTGCCCACGCAGGCCGGCACCACCACTATCCTCGACTCGCTGACGCTGGCGCTGCAGCTGGAACGCCTGCAGGAAGCCTTGTATGCGCGGGCGCTGGCCGCTCCCGCCGGCTTCTTCCCCGCCGACGCCACCATTCGCGCTTCCATCGTCACGATGCAGCGCCACCAGCAGCAGCACATCACGCTGCTCTCCGACGCCATCACCAACTCGGGCGGCACGGTCCCAGCGCAGCCCAACTACGATTTCACGGGCAGCCGCAACAATACGCAGCCAGCCTTTTTCGCCTCCGTATTCAGCAACTTCGATGATTTCCTGCGGCTCGCACAGCTGCTCGAGGATGCCGGCGTACGAGCCTATAAGGGCCAGGTGCAATCCCTGATCAGCAACGACTTCATCCTGCAGACTGCCCTGCAAATACATGCTACTGAAGCCCGCCACGCCGCCCGCATCCGCATTATCCGGCAGAAGCGCGCGGCCGTGGTAAAGCCCTGGCCGAGCCCGGCGGATGCTTCCATTACGGTAGCGGGCAAAACGGACATTGTATACAGCGGAGAGAATGCGCTGGAGCAATTGGTGCCCGGCTACCGGCCGGTACCGTTCCGACTATTGCCCATCGGTTTCCCCGGCACCAACATTCTCACTCAGGGCGTACCAGAGGCGTTTGATGAGCCACTCTCTACGGCACAGGCCAGCACGATTATGGAACTGTTTACCTACTAA
- a CDS encoding ferritin-like domain-containing protein: MHTPSSPARMLARRSFFRVAGAGAAVSALVLAGCGKDDDPDPVAGNPTLTLGNFVSSSTSASDPNITVLNYAYLLEQIEAAFYDKVVTTPPSDLLPGELAYLTDLRDHELIHREYLKYALGTSAYDNTLSAPLVFDFSTFTLTTRTGVWTAARQLEEIGVAAYNGAAKYLTSAEHLNALGKIVSVEARHAALAREVLQPGTFADNIGTTGLDDAKSPAQVVALIQPFVPVVISTANLPTT; this comes from the coding sequence ATGCACACTCCTTCTTCTCCGGCGCGGATGCTTGCCCGCCGCTCCTTCTTTCGTGTAGCCGGGGCCGGTGCGGCAGTTTCGGCACTTGTTCTGGCTGGCTGCGGCAAAGACGACGATCCAGATCCGGTTGCGGGTAATCCTACCCTGACGCTGGGCAACTTCGTGTCATCGTCTACCAGTGCCAGCGACCCTAACATTACAGTGCTCAATTACGCCTACCTGCTTGAGCAGATTGAGGCTGCCTTCTACGATAAAGTAGTTACTACCCCACCCTCTGACTTGCTTCCGGGCGAGCTGGCTTACCTCACCGACCTGCGCGACCATGAGCTGATCCATCGGGAGTACCTGAAGTATGCGTTGGGAACGTCGGCCTACGATAATACGCTTTCCGCACCGCTGGTTTTCGACTTCTCCACCTTCACGCTCACCACCCGCACCGGCGTCTGGACGGCGGCGCGGCAGCTGGAGGAAATTGGGGTGGCGGCTTACAATGGGGCCGCCAAATACCTGACCTCGGCTGAGCACCTAAACGCCCTGGGCAAGATTGTCTCGGTGGAAGCCCGGCACGCAGCTCTGGCCCGTGAGGTGCTGCAGCCCGGCACCTTCGCCGATAACATAGGCACCACAGGCCTCGACGACGCCAAATCCCCGGCGCAGGTTGTAGCCCTGATTCAGCCGTTCGTACCAGTAGTCATTTCCACGGCAAACCTGCCGACCACCTAA
- a CDS encoding DUF4268 domain-containing protein has protein sequence MYSKTEVTQLRQAFWTTFGQYMAPVPSAEGVPTNWINYKTGLKHVHFRLHADARHATIAIELTHPDAGVRELFFEQLRELKTMLQEAVGEPWRWEADITDANGQPLSRVFTELTPVNLFSRDDWPALISFFKPRLIALDEFWSTGQYAFDELR, from the coding sequence ATGTATAGTAAAACTGAAGTAACTCAGCTCCGCCAGGCTTTCTGGACCACTTTCGGCCAGTATATGGCGCCCGTGCCTTCCGCCGAGGGCGTGCCCACCAACTGGATCAACTACAAAACCGGCCTCAAGCACGTGCACTTCCGCCTGCACGCCGACGCCCGCCACGCCACCATAGCCATCGAGCTGACGCACCCGGACGCCGGGGTGCGGGAACTGTTCTTCGAGCAGCTGCGGGAGCTGAAAACCATGCTGCAGGAGGCCGTGGGTGAGCCCTGGCGCTGGGAAGCCGACATCACCGATGCCAACGGCCAGCCCCTGAGCCGCGTGTTCACCGAGCTGACGCCCGTCAACCTATTCAGCCGCGACGACTGGCCCGCCCTGATTTCGTTCTTCAAGCCCCGCCTGATTGCCCTGGACGAGTTCTGGAGCACCGGGCAGTATGCCTTCGACGAGTTGCGGTAA
- a CDS encoding AAA family ATPase translates to MLRVALTGPESTGKTTLSRQLAAHYQTSWAPEYAREYLEKRGASYRYTLADLEDIAHGQLRAEAEAEIQAIQQDRPLFFCDTDLLVIKIWSEHAFGHCPEWILEQIEQQQYHLVLLLNVDLPWAPDPLREHPHLRQQFYRLYHHTLQEQLSHFAEISGPPSQRFEQACYHVDELLLG, encoded by the coding sequence ATGCTGCGCGTAGCTCTCACCGGCCCCGAATCGACGGGCAAAACCACCCTCAGCCGCCAGCTGGCCGCCCACTACCAAACCAGCTGGGCCCCCGAGTATGCCCGGGAGTATCTGGAAAAGCGCGGGGCCAGCTACCGCTACACCCTCGCCGATCTGGAAGATATTGCCCACGGCCAGCTGCGGGCCGAGGCCGAAGCCGAAATCCAGGCCATCCAGCAGGACCGGCCGCTGTTCTTCTGCGACACCGACCTGCTGGTGATTAAAATCTGGTCGGAGCACGCGTTTGGGCACTGCCCCGAGTGGATTCTGGAGCAGATTGAGCAGCAGCAGTATCATCTGGTGTTGCTGCTGAACGTGGATTTGCCCTGGGCGCCCGACCCGCTGCGGGAGCACCCGCACCTGCGGCAGCAGTTCTACCGCCTCTACCACCACACGCTGCAGGAGCAGCTTTCGCACTTCGCCGAAATCAGCGGCCCGCCATCCCAACGCTTCGAGCAGGCCTGCTACCACGTAGACGAGCTGCTGCTGGGATAA
- a CDS encoding acyl-CoA dehydrogenase family protein codes for MSSQADVLSPQAKAAKAHGSTNAAGFTDYFDLDGLLTEEHKLIRQSIRDFVKKEISPSIEKWAQDAHFPSEIVRKFGDVGAFGPTIPTEYGGGGLDYISYGLIMQEIERGDSGMRSTASVQGSLVMFPIYAYGSEEQRKKFLPKLASGEWLGCFGLTEPDHGSNPGGMTTNIKDMGDYYLLNGAKLWISNSPECQVAVVWAKDENGRIKGVIVERGMEGFTTPEIHNKWSLRASTTGELVFDNVKIPKENLLPNIDGLRGPLSCLDSARFGIAWGAIGAAIDCYESALKYSLEREQFGKPIGGFQLQQKKLAEMLTEITKAQLLVWRLGVLKNEGKATSAQISMAKRNSVEIALHIAREARQIHGGMGITGEYPIMRHMMNLESVVTYEGTHDIHLLITGADITGIQAFK; via the coding sequence ATGTCTTCGCAAGCTGACGTTCTCTCGCCCCAGGCCAAAGCGGCCAAAGCGCACGGCTCCACCAACGCCGCCGGCTTCACCGATTATTTCGACCTCGACGGCCTGCTGACCGAGGAGCACAAGCTCATCCGCCAAAGCATCCGCGACTTCGTCAAGAAGGAAATCAGCCCCAGCATCGAGAAGTGGGCGCAGGACGCGCACTTCCCGTCGGAAATCGTGCGCAAGTTCGGCGACGTGGGCGCGTTCGGGCCCACCATCCCCACCGAGTACGGCGGCGGCGGCCTCGACTACATCAGCTACGGCCTGATTATGCAGGAAATTGAGCGCGGCGACTCCGGTATGCGCTCCACGGCCTCGGTGCAGGGCTCGTTGGTGATGTTCCCGATTTACGCCTACGGCTCGGAAGAGCAGCGCAAGAAGTTCCTGCCCAAGCTGGCTTCCGGCGAGTGGCTGGGCTGCTTCGGCCTCACGGAGCCCGACCACGGCTCCAACCCCGGTGGCATGACCACCAACATCAAGGACATGGGCGACTACTACCTGCTGAACGGGGCCAAGCTCTGGATTAGCAACTCGCCCGAGTGCCAGGTAGCGGTGGTGTGGGCCAAAGACGAAAACGGCCGCATCAAGGGCGTTATCGTGGAGCGCGGTATGGAAGGCTTCACTACCCCCGAAATCCACAACAAGTGGAGCCTGCGCGCCAGCACCACCGGCGAGCTGGTGTTCGACAACGTGAAAATCCCGAAGGAAAACCTGCTGCCCAACATCGACGGCCTCCGCGGCCCGCTATCCTGCCTCGACTCGGCCCGCTTCGGCATTGCCTGGGGCGCCATCGGGGCCGCCATCGACTGCTACGAGTCGGCGCTGAAGTACTCGCTGGAGCGTGAGCAGTTCGGCAAGCCGATTGGCGGCTTCCAGCTGCAGCAGAAGAAGCTGGCCGAAATGCTCACCGAAATCACCAAGGCCCAGCTGCTGGTGTGGCGTCTCGGGGTGCTCAAAAACGAAGGCAAGGCCACTTCGGCCCAGATTTCGATGGCCAAGCGCAACTCCGTGGAAATTGCCCTGCACATTGCCCGCGAAGCCCGCCAGATTCACGGCGGCATGGGCATCACCGGCGAATACCCCATCATGCGCCACATGATGAACCTGGAGTCGGTGGTGACCTACGAAGGCACCCACGACATCCACCTGCTCATCACCGGCGCCGACATTACCGGCATTCAGGCGTTCAAGTAA
- the ruvB gene encoding Holliday junction branch migration DNA helicase RuvB: protein MREPFLTGGADHMDATEKDIDKALRPLSFDDFAGQDKVVDNLKVFVAAARRRGDALDHVLLHGPPGLGKTTLSHIIANELQAGIKMTSGPVLDKPSDLAGLLTNLEPHDVLFIDEIHRLNPVVEEYLYSAMEDYRIDIMLDSGPNARSVQISLSPFTLIGATTRSGMLTSPLRARFGISSRLEYYDSKLLTSIVQRSAEILGTPIYEDAAYEIARRSRGTPRIANNLLRRTRDFAQVKGDGSITMDIAQFALNALDVDARGLDDMDKRILTTIIDKFKGGPVGISTIATACGEEGETIEEVYEPFLIQEGYIKRTSRGREATEAAYLHLGRAMPQHLRGNTGTTGELFS from the coding sequence ATGCGCGAACCATTTCTCACCGGCGGCGCCGACCACATGGACGCCACCGAAAAAGACATTGACAAGGCGCTGCGGCCGCTTTCCTTCGACGACTTCGCGGGCCAGGATAAGGTGGTCGACAACCTGAAGGTGTTTGTGGCCGCCGCCCGCCGCCGCGGCGACGCCCTCGACCACGTGCTGCTGCACGGCCCTCCCGGCCTCGGCAAAACTACGCTCTCGCACATCATCGCCAACGAGCTGCAGGCTGGCATCAAAATGACCAGCGGCCCGGTGCTCGACAAGCCCTCCGACCTGGCCGGCCTGCTCACCAACCTGGAGCCGCACGACGTGCTGTTCATCGACGAGATTCACCGCCTCAACCCCGTGGTGGAAGAGTACCTGTACTCGGCCATGGAAGACTACCGCATCGACATCATGCTCGATTCGGGCCCGAATGCGCGGTCGGTGCAGATTTCGTTGTCGCCGTTTACGCTGATTGGCGCGACCACCCGCTCGGGCATGCTCACCTCGCCGCTGCGGGCCCGCTTCGGCATCAGCTCCCGCCTCGAATACTACGATTCCAAGCTGCTGACCAGCATTGTGCAGCGCTCGGCCGAAATTCTGGGCACCCCGATTTACGAGGACGCGGCCTACGAAATTGCGCGCCGCTCGCGCGGTACGCCGCGTATCGCCAACAATCTGCTGCGTCGCACCCGCGACTTTGCTCAGGTGAAAGGCGACGGCAGCATCACGATGGACATTGCCCAGTTTGCCCTCAACGCTCTCGACGTAGACGCCCGCGGCCTCGACGACATGGACAAGCGCATCCTGACCACCATCATCGACAAGTTCAAAGGTGGGCCGGTGGGCATCAGCACCATTGCCACGGCTTGCGGCGAGGAAGGCGAAACTATTGAGGAAGTGTACGAGCCGTTCCTGATTCAGGAAGGCTACATCAAGCGCACCAGCCGCGGCCGCGAGGCCACGGAAGCGGCCTACCTGCACCTGGGCCGTGCCATGCCGCAGCACCTGCGCGGCAATACCGGCACCACCGGCGAGCTGTTCTCGTAG
- a CDS encoding GNAT family N-acetyltransferase: MAAEPAIWAIAPSHTYLLRHEVLWPDKPLAYVQLPEDATGYHYGAFQDDQLVGVVSLFVDGDEARFRKFAVMPAYQRQGIGSALLRYVVAEARRLGARRLWCDARQDSAAFYARFHLQPEGAVFYKGDVPYVRMEMEL, from the coding sequence ATGGCCGCCGAACCCGCCATCTGGGCCATTGCGCCCAGCCACACCTACCTGCTGCGCCACGAGGTGCTCTGGCCCGATAAGCCGCTGGCCTACGTGCAGCTGCCCGAAGATGCCACCGGCTACCACTACGGCGCCTTCCAGGACGACCAATTGGTAGGAGTTGTTTCCCTTTTCGTGGACGGCGACGAGGCGCGGTTCCGCAAATTTGCCGTCATGCCCGCCTACCAGCGCCAAGGCATCGGCAGCGCGCTGCTACGCTACGTGGTGGCCGAAGCGCGCCGCCTGGGTGCCCGCCGCCTCTGGTGCGACGCCCGCCAGGACAGCGCCGCCTTCTACGCCCGCTTCCACCTGCAGCCTGAGGGCGCAGTGTTTTACAAGGGCGACGTTCCGTACGTGCGGATGGAAATGGAGCTGTAG